DNA from Ignavibacteria bacterium:
TCGAAATACTGCGGATACTTTTTTACGAACGACTCAAGACCTTTTACTTTTTTCAGCTCGGCAAAATATTCCTTAAAGGTCATGTTGTCATAAATATTAATCTTGCCTCCGTCCTGAAACCACTCAACTATATCTGAATACTCATCTTTCACTTCTCTACCATCTTTCTTTTTTCTCTGAAGCGGGTCAGGAAAATATTTTTTATAAACTTCGCGAGTAGATTTTGCGATGAGTGCTTTTGCAACTTTGATTGCGCCTTCCTGTTCACCCTCAAAGACAAGCTCAATCTTTCCTGTTATTCCCGGAATAATTGCCATCAAATCACTGATGCGCGGCATAATGTAATTATCATTGTTCACGATTGCACGACGCTCAGCATTGCTGACAAGATTTTCAATCGATGAAATTGTAAGGCGAGCACTTACACCGGATTTTTGGTCAACGAACTCACTTGTCCTTGCCTGAAACGCAACCATCTCAACAATTTCTTTGAAGTAATATGGAATAATTAAATTTTGCTTCTCGTTACGCTTCATCCATGACTGCGATTCCGTAATTGCAATGCCCTCATCAAGCTCTTTCGGATAGTGAGTCGTTATCTGCGAATCAATTCTGTCTTTGAGCGGAGTAATAATGTTTCCGCGGTTTGTATAATCTTCCGGGTTAGCCGTGAATACAATCATAACGTCGAGAGGAATGCGAATGTTGAAACCCCGAATCTGAATGTCTTTTTCCTGCATTATGTTAAGAAGCCCAACCTGAATCCTTGGCTGCAAATCAGGAAGCTCGTTGATAACAAAAATCCCGCGGTTAGTTCTGGGAATAAGTCCGTAATGAATCGCCCCCTCGTGCGAGTAATGCAAGCGCTGGTTCGCGGCTTTTATCGGATCAATATCCCCGATTAAATCCGCGATGTTCACGTCAGGGGTTGCAAGCTTCTCGCTGTAACGCTGATCGCGTGAAATCCACTCAATTTCGGTTTCATCCCCATACTGTTCGATTAAATCTTTTGAATGTTTTGAAATTGGATTTAGAGGATTGTCATTTATCTCCGAACCCTTTATGATTGGAATGTATTCATCAAGCAGCTGCGGAAGCATCCTTGCGATTTTTGTTTTTGCCTGTCCCCGGAGTCCGAGCAAAATCAAATCATGCTTTGCAAGAATCGAATTTACAATTGAAGGGATTACGGTATTATCGTATCCGATAATTCCGTCAAATACAATCTCTTTGCTTTTAAGCTTTTTTATTAAGTTATCTCGAACTTCATCTTTAACTGACTTAACTACATATCCGTGTCTTTTTAAGTCGCCAATGGTTTTCAAATCTGTAATTTTCATATAGTATTAAATTATTCTGCGAACTAACCCGCGTATTGAATAAAAGTATTCAGCTGTTTTATCTGTTCGGTTTTTTCACCGAGGTCATGCAACATAAGATCCTTAATGGATAAAATCCCGATCAATGTTTTATCCTCTATTATAGGAAGGTGCCGGAAATTCTTTTGTTTCATAACCTGCAATGCCTGTTCCGGTGAATCATGCGCCTCGATTACAATTACTTCTTTGGTCATTACGTCATCTACAATCGTATCGTATAAGTTCATCTCATTTACAATTACGCGTCGCAACAAATCACGCTCTGAAAAAATCCCTATCAATCGTTTTTCTTCGTTAAGAACAGGAACTGCGCCTACGTTGTGCAAATCCATAAATTTAATTACGTCTATAACAGGTGTTCCTTTGTTAACATAATGAATCCTGTCACCTTTCAATAAATCTTTAAGTGTTTTCATATATCATCCCCTTCTATTAATTAATAAAAATTATGACCTGAAATTTCTTGCAAAATCAATCCTCTTTGATAAGGATGGATGCGAATGAAAAAGAAACTCGATGAATCTGTTGGGTTCTTTTTCTGCAAGATTCTGGTCTGCCAGTTTTTCTAAAGCAGAAATGTAAGCAGTATTATTTTTTGTAACTTCAAGTGCGTAAGTATCAGCTTCCCACTCAAATTTTCTCGAAAGAATATTCGTAATCGGTGAAGTAACAAGACTATATAAACTTAAATATAAAAACAATAAAGGTAAAGCAGCTATTTCATATATTTGCGTAAAACCGAAAAAAGATAAAGAAGATTTGTATAAAAGCGCTGTAAGATACAACCCTCCGAAAGTTAAAATGGTTGAAACAGCAACAAGCTTTATTATATGTTTTCTCGTATAATGCCCCATTTCGTGAGCAAATACAGTTTCTATCTCATCTTCAGTAAAATTATTTAACAGAGTATCGCCTAAAATAATTCGTTTCGTTTTGCCCATTCCTGTAAATGCGGCATTGGCTTTTTTTGTATTTTTGCTCATATCAAACACAAATATGCCTTTCACCATAACACCTGTTTTTTTACATAAATCAATTAACCGGCTTTTGATGTTTTCATTTTCGATGGGTCTGAATTTATAAAACAGAGGCATAATTAAAACCGGAGCAAGCTGTCCAATTATAACTGTGAACAAAAATAGAATACATCCAAATACAAGCCACCAATTATCACCCGTGTTGCTTAATATATAATAAAAGAGCAGTAAAAGCGGAATTCCTAATGCTAATCCTAAGACCAAACCTTTTAATTTTTCTTTAAAGTAACCACCGATGGTTTGATTTGACATTCCGTATTTATGTTCGAGAATGTAATCGGAATAAAAACCGATTGGGAATGTAATGATGCTTTCACCGATTCCGATTATAGCAACAAAAATTAAAAGAGCAATATAATCATTTGCTGAATACTCATAAGCTATCGCTGAAATATTTTTTGATAAACCTGTGAATAGTAAAATTAAAACTACCGCAAAAAATATAACCGTAGAAGTTAATGATAGTATTCTCCTGGTCTTAGCATATTTTTTTGCTAATTGTTCTTTGCTTTGATATTCGGAATAATCTTCCATATTATGTTAATAAACCTCTTACTACTGTTAAGAGAAGCCATACCCCATATAATGTAACAGCAACTGAAGTCAATGAAACCTTGCCAAGCTTAGACAATCCTATGGACATAACGGCAATTGCCCAGATTGAAAAAACATCGATTCCTGAAAGAACGGCATACGCTTTTGCTCCAACCGATTCTTCACTTAAAATTAAACCCGGACCTAATGTCTGCAAATCACCCATCAGAACCGAGATGATGCTTGTTACCACTGAACTGATAGCAAATATAGTCAACGACAAACCCACAACATTTAATATGTTATAAAATGAGATGGGACTTCTCATAATTTTCATAATTATTAAAATCAAAACACTCATAAAGAATAAAAGAAAAAACGGTGAAATTATATTTGCTCCGTATCCGGTTACTTTAACGAACCAACCGTTAGGGTCGAGGAATGGTTCGGTAACGGCCATTTGCTGGTCTGCCTGCTCTTGTGTTAAATCGCCTGCTTTTACTTTTTCATCGAGACCTTTTTGAATGTCAGCTTTACGCTTATCCATGGTTTTAGTCACAAGCTCCGTATCATTAAGAAATAAAAATGCGCCAATAAGAGCTGCAACCATAAATAAAAGAGTAGGCATAATCCAATAATTCGTCTTAGGAGTAACCGCAATGGTCTCAAAAGTATCTGAAGGAGCCGTAATTACACCCGATATTGCCTCAAATTTGGACAGAGGTTCAACTTGCTGGGTTATTTCTTCTCCGGTTACTTGGTTATTTTCTTCCATTTTTAAATGTATAATTTGTTTTTATAAATGTAATTTTCTACTTCAGGATGAACAAGATATTTAATTGATTTGCCGTTCCTGATATATTCTCTTATGATAGATGAGGAAATTTCGATATTAAGAACGCTGAGATATTTTACTCTCCGCGAATATTCAGGATTTACTTCATTAACATAAAAATTTGGTCGGTTAATTACAATTACTTCGGAAAGCAGAAAAAGCTTCTCCGGATTCTTCCATTTAGGAAAATCAAGCAGGTTATCTACTCCCAAAATCAGATAAAAATTTATAAAATCATCTTTATGTTGCTCTTTAAGTTTGATTAAAGTGTCAACAGTATATGATTTTTTTGTTAAATCTTTCATTTCAATATCACTCACTTCAAAATTTTTATCATTTTCGAAAGCAAGCTTAGCCATATTGAGACGGTGCTCAGGCGACGCAACTTCAATGCCTTCTTTAAGCGGGGGATTGCCTGATGGAATAAAGATAATTTTATCAAGATGCATTTGTTCGCGAACATCTTCTGCCATTATTGAATGCGCAATATGCGGAGGATTAAATGCTCCGCCAAATATACCGTAACGTTTCATAATACCTTGTCATTCCTGCGAAAGCAGGAATCCATCAACATTTTGTTGACCCTGAAACAAGTTCAGGGTGACATTTTAAAATTTTTAATTAATTCTTTAAACTCCTCAAAAACCATTTCAACACTTATGTCTCTCATGCAGGCATTATCAATCATATAACAAATAAATTTATCATCACACCAGTATTTAGGATTATTTTTATCACGGGCAGTTTCAGGTGTATAGCACGGACTGCATGCAATATTAAGCCAGATATTTTTATGAATGACAGTGCCGGTTGATTCAGGTGCGACAAGATTCGGGTCGGACGGTCCAAAAATTCCGATTGTATTAACACCGAAACCGCTTGCAATATGCAAAGGACCCGTATCATTGCTAATAAAAATATCACACATTGAGATTAGGTCTATGTTAATTTTAGTAATTTTAATATCTTTATCAAATTCAGTTTTTATATCTTCTTTTATGCTTTCTTCCGGCAGTTTTCCTTCAAAAAAAATAATTTTGACGTTCGAAAATTTATTTTTAATTCTTTGTGTCAGTTCAATATACTTATGAAGTGACCAGCGCTTTATGTTCATATCTGTTCCGGGATTGATTCCGCCGAAAGGAAACATTCCGATTACTAAGTCATTTTCATTAAATCCGTTTTGCTTTTTTAATTCATTTTTATTTTTTGATGGCTTTAATACCAAATTATCGTCACAATCTGTAATGCCGTTATTTTCTAATATTGTTAAATATCTTTTAGATTCTTTTAAGTTGTAATTAAACGGTGCGGTATAATTGAGATGCTTTGTTTCAGAAAAACCAAGGCGGTATTTTATTCCCGCTAACTTTAGCAATAATCCGAAGCGGTTATCCGTATGACCAAGAAATGCTAAATCAAATTTTTCTTTTCTGAGCATTCTTAAAATTTTAAGGCCGCCCGCTAATAATTTTATTTTGTTTTTCTCAAACGGGTTTTCAAAGTTTATTGAATTATTAATATAAGGCAGATAGGGAATTAAATCTTTTACCCACTCGGAATACAGTAAAGTAATTTCGGCCTTAGGAAATCTTTTTCTTAATGCGCATATAGCAGGAGTGATGAATACTATATCACCGAAACAGCACAACTTAACAATCAATATTTTTTTTACATCTTTAAACATTACTGTCTTTATCTTTAATGCACATATTGTTAAGTGAAAGGATAAAAAATATTACACTGATTAATAAAAAATATGTATAATATGGAGCATAACTTGAAACTGCTGCCGCAATCAATAAATTAATAAAAAAAACCATTGAAGTATAAAGCTTTTTCTTTAAGTAATATAAAAAAATTAACAGGATAAGAATTATAAAGATTATAAATCCGATAATACCGCCTTCAGTTAGAATTGCAAGTATTAAGCTGTGAGGATTTACGCTGTTAATTTCAAAATAATTAGGTTCAGAAGGATTATCTATATTAATATTTTTTGAAATAAGCACCTGACGAAGATAATCCTGGCTTGAATGAAAAAAGCAATCGGGTCCGACACCAAAAACAGGATTAGTTCTAAAAGCATTGAAGTCAGCTTCCCAGATTAAAGGTCTACCTACAGAGACCTCCTCTTGCATCTGTTTTTTATCGAAGAACTGCAATATTCTCGATTGAGTCTGCGGAGTAATAAGCTGAACGATAATATAGATGGCCGCATAAATATATAGTTCTTTTCTGGTAACAGCTTTTGAAAAAAAGAGATATATAAGAATTATAATACAGAAAATAAGTGAACTGCGCGATACCAGCATTCCCAACGCAAAGCTGCCCAGAACATAAAAACATATTCTGAAATACTGATTGAATTTTTTATTATTAAGCAGCATAAGCAAGCTCGCAAGAGTTATGCTGAGTGCGGCAAGATTTGATTCGGTAATAAACCCCATGGGACGCATCAAAATTTCATCATTATACTTAATGAAAGAATGTTTAACAAGCGGTCTTCCGAAATAATCTACCAAAAGCTGATGAAAAGCAGGGACATAAAAATCCATAATACACGCAATGATTATAAAGAGATTAACATACACAAAACTCTTAATAAGAAATTCATTTAACCCCGCAAAATATTTTAATGCAAATACAAGATATAACAATATCAAGAAATAAATTGTAAACCTTGTCATAAATGCAAACCCAACACGCGGGTTTTCGGATAAACTTGCTGAAACAAATCCTGAAATTATTAATATTGTAATGACAAGAAAAATTTTAAATAAATGGTGATTTATTTGAGATTTGTATGCGTTTAACGGAAGAATTAATAATGCAATAATCACAAAAGGGATAAATTTAAAATTTTGGATTTTGGAAAAATTTATTATAGGTATGTAATTTTTTCCCAATGGATAATGAAAATCTATTATCGTGATTAATAAAAAATAAACCCACGCAACCATGAAAAGTTTATATGCAGTATCTTTTTTAAGCATTTGCATTAAAAGTTTTGTCAACAACTGATTTTACAAATTCTATCGAAATATTTCCAAGGCACGGTCTTGTCTCGCACCCAATATCAAAACAGGGATTACACCATATCGGGTAATGTATTGCAACATGTCCGAACTGTCCTTTACTTTTATAAGCAACAGCACCGGCCGGTGACCTTTCTATTGCTTGATAATCTTCAAACTCATACGGTTTCCATAATGGCAAAGACCCGGACCCAAAAATGACAATTGATTTAATATACTGAGAAATAAAATGCGCCTGTCCGCCGTCATAACATAGAAATAATCTTGCGCCGGCAACGTCTTCAAGCATATCTGTTATAAAATTATATAATTTAAATTGAATATTTGAAAAATTTTTAAATTCTTCTTTTAGATTTCTAAATCCTTCGGTATTTCCTGCGTCTGTAATGATTAATCTGTAATCCGATAAACTTTTTATTAATTCCCTTTCTTTTTCGTAGGGAAATTTTCTATATACGGAACCGCCCAGATGAATTATTATATCGGTTTTAATATTTTCTTCTTTATGAAATTCAAAATTCAGTAACGGTAAGGATTTATTTTTTTGACTCAGGTCAAGATTTAACGCTTCTGACATAGCGTTGCCAATTTTCCTCGACATAAAATCTTCATTAATCGTGGTAACCCAGTTTGTTTTTATGTAATAAGAGTAAAGCCAGAATAAGCCAAACACTTTTGAACCGACGGTGAACTTTGAAATCATTCTTGAAAGAACAATATTTCTTCTTGAACCGACAAGGTCAACAACAGCATCGTAATTTCTTGTTTTTAAACTTTTTATATCCTGCTTGAATTTTTTATTAAAGAAATACGGAATCAAAAAAAAACGAATGAACTGCAAAATATGTCCGATGAAAAAAAATTTATAAATCCTGTTTCTTAGCTTATCAGTGTCCCAGCCCTCAGGAGAAAATTTTATTAATTCATCCACATAACTGAAATTTTTAAACAAGAATTCATTTCTGTCAGAAACCAACACATCTATTTTTATATCGGGATAATTATACTTAATCGTTCGCATAACAGGAAGCGTTACCATTGCATCACCTATTTTATCGTTACGAATCAGCAAAACCTTTTTGGGAATTCCTTTGAATTTTTTCGGCGGTTTTATTCTCGAGATAATATTGTCAAAAAATCTGAAATAAGGAGTGTTCTTTGCGCGGTGAACTTTTAATCTGAACGGTATTTTATGTTTATCTCTGTTTAGCAAGACGTGATTTAAATTCTTTATTTATCATTATTAAGCTTAAAACAAAAATTATGAACTCGCAAATTCCCACGGATAAAGCCGAACCGTAAACACTGTATTGAGGAACAAGAATTATTCCAAGCGCTACATTGAATATAAGCACCAGGCTCAAAATAAAGGCGTATTTCAAATTTTTATCCAGTGCAATCAATGATTGCGAAAGCAGATAGTTTGGATAAATTATGAATAATGCCAATGTCATGTATCTCAATACTATATATGAATCTGCATAGTCGCTTCCGAGCAGTGAAAAAAACATTTCACCGAAAAACCAGCAGATTAAAACTGCAATTGCACCTAATGAACACAGCAGAAGCAAAACTTTTTTAAACTGAGTTTTAAATTCAGGCATATTCTCGACGGATAATCTTGCAAAGTTCGGAAACAATACTATCATTAAAATTGCCGGTATATTTGTAAATACTTCAACAAATTTATATGAAGCTCCGTAAACTCCCACAGCATCAAATCCCTGATGTGCTTCGAGGATAATCTGTGTTACCCTGAAATATATAATCGAAAAAACCTCAACAAGAGCGAGAGACATAACGTCTTTTATATAATCCCTGAACTGAATTTTCTTTTCATCATTTGTAAAATCAAAATTATGCTTTTTCTTATTAAAAATTAGCAAAATTATCATCCATGCAATGAGCATGCTTAAACAAAACGACATCAAAACATTCGACGCTGTTTTGTTTATCATTATCAATGCAAACGCAGAAGCTATAAAGATAACTTTTTGTATAATGAGAACAATTGCTTCATAGCTCATTTTGCTTATTCCTCTGAAGAAAGCAAAATATAAATTCATCAGCGAGCTGAATGCAATTCCGATTAGAGCATACAGGATATTTGTAATGTTGTTGCTGTATAACCCAAATAGGTTCAATACAGCAAATGTTACAACTATTGCAATTATTATCGAAGCAAGGCGGAATTTAAGCGAGTAAGCAAAACTTGAATAAAGTCCCCGGGCAACATGCTTAGTGAGAATAATATTACCGCCAAGCTCATAAAAAACGCCGATTAAATATCCGAACGATAAAGCAAAATCATATTTTCCGTATTCCTCACTGCCGAGAACTCCCGCAATATAAAACGTGAACACAAACATCAACGCTCGTGGTATAATTTGTGCCGATGTCTGGTAAGAAATATTTTTTAAATTTGCTTTAATCAAATTTTAAGATATGGCAATAATACAAAACGATGAGAATCTATATCATGATTTATTTTCTTGCGGTATATTATTATACGGCAAGCCCGCATGATAATAAATCATCTGAATTTTATAACGGTGCAGTTCGACTTCTTTCCAATACTCAGTTTTTTTGCTGCCGGAAATATTTCTGTGCTGATACTTTCTTAAAGCAAGCTTAACCGAAAGCCGTATGTATTCTTTCTGGTTAACTTTTGGGGGAAGCCATCCTCGACTGTTCCTGCGAGTTACGTAAGGAAGATAGTGCAAATGGTCTTTGTGAATTACTCCCTGTAAAGATTCATCATGAAGCTCCTTTGCAATTGTTTTGCTTTCGAGATAAAGTGCAATCTGGAACACAGCAACGATTGCCATAAGATATAAAACCAAAAATGCAAATCCCACTAAAGTTGTTTCTTCAAAACTTACTGTCAGGTTCCATACAAAATGTAAAAATACAGCAAGAAAATATCCTGTCGGAATCAATATTATTTTATATATGAACGGCTTAAACTTAGCATACCCGAGGAAAGCTCCGAACGATGCCTGCGCAAGACAGTGCATTACCGCGGAGAATAAAGTTCTTATTATAACAATCATCACCCAGCTTACAGGGGTTGTTCCGTAAAAAAGAAAATACATAAAGTTCTCCGTCATTCCGAATCCAAGCCCTATTGCACCGCCATAAACTACACCATCAACGACGCCGTCAAATCTTTTTGTCATCGACATTAACACAAGAAAAATTCCTTTTGTGAATTCTTCAACCAAAGGAGCAGTGATTACCGCACCCGATAAGTCAAGAAGCTCACTTGGGTCGCCGTCTGCAACGCTTTCTATTAAAACGTTCAAAGGGATCTGGAAAATTATGCTTCCGAGAATTGCAAGAAAAATCGCTCCCGTTGCTCCCCAGAAAAAATTCAGGAGTATAAGCCAGAAAGGTTCGCGTTCGTTCCTGTCCATCCACCATATTATCATTAAATAGGCGAACATAGGAATGACGGCGGCAAATAACGATGCTACTGCTAAGAATAAGTCCATATTTGTTATTTACATTCTAAAGAAATCAGGAGCTGATTTTTATCAACGTTCTTTTTTTCTTCGATGAATATTTTTTTAATTCTGCAATCGAAAGGTGCTTTTATTTCATTTTCCATTTTCATCGCTTCAAGCACAAGCAAAACATCACCTTGTTTCAGCTCATCATTCTCTTTAACGTTAAGTTTAACAATTGCACCGGGCATCGGAGATTTAATATCATTATTGATTTTCCGGTGATTTCTGCCGCCCGTGAGCCGCTCTTTTATTAAGTCCGTCTCGCTTTTGCAAGTAATATTATATACTTCGTTTTTAATACGCAATCTCAAATTATCACCCTCTTGTTCAATATTCACAATGTAATTCTTGTTGTTAATTTTCACCGAAGCAAAATTTTCCGAAAGCTTTTCATACTCAAACGGAAAAGACTTACCATCGATGTTGATTGAATCGGTGTCGAGGTTTACTTTTTTATTGTTTATTAAATATTTGGTCATTAAGAAATCATTTATTTTAAATTAAAATAAAGAAAAGAAGTCATTCCCGCGAAAGCGGGAATCCCAGCCTCTTTTGTAATAGCTCATCATTTCCACCAATTTCATAAAATAAATCTTTCCATTCTGAATTAATCTTATTACCGTGTTCATTTTTCCAGACTCTATTCCATTTCTTCAATGTCTTTTCTCGTTCAATAACAAAATCGCTTCTTTCAAACTGTTCGTAGTAAATCAGTTTATCCGTATTGTATTTATACGAAAACCCTTTTATAGCTTTTTGTTTATGTTCAATAACCCTTCGTAATAAATTATTAGTAACTCCAATATATAAAACTTCATTCGATTTATTTGTTAAGATATAAACAAAGAAGTCTTTCATTATTTTTGGTACTGGGATTCCCGCTTTCGCGGGAATGACTTCAAAAAAATAGTTTTTGATAAAGTTATCTATAATACTTCAGATTCTGTTCTTTCCATTTTGATGTTTGTTTCAGAACAGAATTATTATTCGCAACATCATTTTTACTTTCTCTTTGCATTAACACCGCAACAAAAGCTGCTGCTTCCGCGTCTTCGTTATCAAATTTATCTTTTGTACTATTCTTATATCTTTCTAAAAAAGTTTTTTCTATGAACTGTGTGTCATAACCCCCGTTTATGAACTCAGGACATTCAAGCAGGCTGTATAAAAACGAAATATTGGTTTTAATCCCGTCCAGCAAATAGCTTTCAAGACCGCGTTTCATTTTTTCAATTGCTTGTTCTCGAGTATCTGCATACGATACAAGCTTTGCAATCATTGAGTCATAATAAACCGATACTTCATCACCCTGCTCAATTCCTGTGTCTTCACGCAGACCATTGCCAAGCAATCTGCTCAGGTAAGTTATTTTTCCTGTCGAAGGAATAAAATTATTGTCAGGGTCTTCGGCGCTTATCCTGCATTCAATTGAATGTCCTTTGAACTTTATGTCTTCTTGTTTGAATGAAAGCTTTTCGCCGTAAGCTACTTTTAACTGCTCTTTCACCAAGTCAATGCCGGTTCGCATTTCAGTAATCGGATGCTCAACCTGCAGACGGGTATTCATTTCGAGGAAATAAAAATTTTTGTTTTTATCTACGATGAACTCAATTGTTCCTGCGTTTGAATAATTCGCTTCTTTCGCAAGCTGCACTGCGCAATCACCCATTTTTTTTCGCAGCTCATCATCGATGATTGTCGAGGGAGTTTCTTCAATTACTTTTTGCAAGCGTCTTTGCATCGAGCATTCGCGCTCGCCGAGATGAATAACGTTACCGTGTTCATCTGCAAGAATCTGAAATTCTACATGTCTTGGTGCAAGAATATATTTTTCGATAAACACACTGTCATCACCGAAAGACGAACGTGCTTCGTTCTGCGCCATGCGGAACATACTTTCAAGTTCGTCTTCACTCTGAACAATTCTCATTCCTTTTCCGCCGCCGCCTGCAGATGCTTTTATCAGAACAGGGTAACCTATTTTTTTAGCAATATCATTTGCTTCATTAAAATCTTTCAGTGGGGTTACAGTTCCCGGAACGATCGGTACTTTTGCATCAACCGCAATTTTCTTTGCGTTAGTTTTGCTTCCGAGAAAATCAATTGCTTTTGAGGAAGGACCTATGAATTTTATTCCCGATTTCTCACACATCTCTGCAAAATAACTTCGTTCGGATAAAAACCCATACCCGGGATGAATTGCTTCCGCCCCGGATTTTTTTGCAACGTCAATTATTTTGTCAGCAAGCAAATAACTTTTTGAGGCAGGTGATTCGCCTATATGAAATGCTTCATCAGCAAGACGGACATTAAGTGAATTTTTATCGAAATCAGAATAAACCGCAACAGATTTTATACCCATTTCGCGTGCTGTATTTATCACGCGGACTGCAATTTCACCACGGTTTGCTATTAAGATTTTTTTAAACAAATAGCTGAATTTTCAGTAAAATAGGTATTTTTTAAGGAAATTTCCTCGTATAAAAGAAGTTAATTTGGTCATTTTTATGCACTGAATTTTCAGTTCACAAACAGCCAAATTTGTCTTTTGCAGAAACAATTAATTATGTTATTTTATTATAAGGATAACTAATGATCCGACTAAATTAAGATAAATGAGGAACATAAAAATTTTTTTTCTCGTTATAATCATCTCAATTTTTATTTCAGGTAAATTGTTTTCGCAGATTTACAGATGGTATTCCGTTAATTTGGGAACAACTCAGAAGTTAAATTCAATCTCTTCTCTTTACATTACAGGAAATAATGGGACATTATTTTATAGTCCTACAGGAACTATACCCTGGGCATCAATTACTTCAGGCACACCAAATAATCTCTTGTGTGATTTTTCATTAACAGGAACTAAATTTATTGGTGGAAGCAACGGAGTAATTTTAAAATCCACAACATCACAGACTACATTTCAAGTTGTTCAGACAGTGACATCAAACGATATACGTTCCATAAACTTAACAGTTGCCGGGACAACAGCAAGATATGTTGCTGTTGGCAGCAATGGTACACTTTTGTATTCCACAAATACAGGAACAAATTGGAGTCTGGTCCCGCAAGTTATTTCCGATAATTTAAATTATGTTTTGTTTGGAAATATGCAGCAAAGAAA
Protein-coding regions in this window:
- a CDS encoding O-antigen ligase family protein, with the protein product MLKKDTAYKLFMVAWVYFLLITIIDFHYPLGKNYIPIINFSKIQNFKFIPFVIIALLILPLNAYKSQINHHLFKIFLVITILIISGFVSASLSENPRVGFAFMTRFTIYFLILLYLVFALKYFAGLNEFLIKSFVYVNLFIIIACIMDFYVPAFHQLLVDYFGRPLVKHSFIKYNDEILMRPMGFITESNLAALSITLASLLMLLNNKKFNQYFRICFYVLGSFALGMLVSRSSLIFCIIILIYLFFSKAVTRKELYIYAAIYIIVQLITPQTQSRILQFFDKKQMQEEVSVGRPLIWEADFNAFRTNPVFGVGPDCFFHSSQDYLRQVLISKNINIDNPSEPNYFEINSVNPHSLILAILTEGGIIGFIIFIILILLIFLYYLKKKLYTSMVFFINLLIAAAVSSYAPYYTYFLLISVIFFILSLNNMCIKDKDSNV
- a CDS encoding flippase encodes the protein MIKANLKNISYQTSAQIIPRALMFVFTFYIAGVLGSEEYGKYDFALSFGYLIGVFYELGGNIILTKHVARGLYSSFAYSLKFRLASIIIAIVVTFAVLNLFGLYSNNITNILYALIGIAFSSLMNLYFAFFRGISKMSYEAIVLIIQKVIFIASAFALIMINKTASNVLMSFCLSMLIAWMIILLIFNKKKHNFDFTNDEKKIQFRDYIKDVMSLALVEVFSIIYFRVTQIILEAHQGFDAVGVYGASYKFVEVFTNIPAILMIVLFPNFARLSVENMPEFKTQFKKVLLLLCSLGAIAVLICWFFGEMFFSLLGSDYADSYIVLRYMTLALFIIYPNYLLSQSLIALDKNLKYAFILSLVLIFNVALGIILVPQYSVYGSALSVGICEFIIFVLSLIMINKEFKSRLAKQR
- a CDS encoding PrsW family intramembrane metalloprotease — its product is MDLFLAVASLFAAVIPMFAYLMIIWWMDRNEREPFWLILLNFFWGATGAIFLAILGSIIFQIPLNVLIESVADGDPSELLDLSGAVITAPLVEEFTKGIFLVLMSMTKRFDGVVDGVVYGGAIGLGFGMTENFMYFLFYGTTPVSWVMIVIIRTLFSAVMHCLAQASFGAFLGYAKFKPFIYKIILIPTGYFLAVFLHFVWNLTVSFEETTLVGFAFLVLYLMAIVAVFQIALYLESKTIAKELHDESLQGVIHKDHLHYLPYVTRRNSRGWLPPKVNQKEYIRLSVKLALRKYQHRNISGSKKTEYWKEVELHRYKIQMIYYHAGLPYNNIPQENKS
- a CDS encoding acetyl-CoA carboxylase biotin carboxyl carrier protein subunit gives rise to the protein MTKYLINNKKVNLDTDSINIDGKSFPFEYEKLSENFASVKINNKNYIVNIEQEGDNLRLRIKNEVYNITCKSETDLIKERLTGGRNHRKINNDIKSPMPGAIVKLNVKENDELKQGDVLLVLEAMKMENEIKAPFDCRIKKIFIEEKKNVDKNQLLISLECK
- a CDS encoding GIY-YIG nuclease family protein; this encodes MKDFFVYILTNKSNEVLYIGVTNNLLRRVIEHKQKAIKGFSYKYNTDKLIYYEQFERSDFVIEREKTLKKWNRVWKNEHGNKINSEWKDLFYEIGGNDELLQKRLGFPLSRE
- the accC gene encoding acetyl-CoA carboxylase biotin carboxylase subunit, which codes for MFKKILIANRGEIAVRVINTAREMGIKSVAVYSDFDKNSLNVRLADEAFHIGESPASKSYLLADKIIDVAKKSGAEAIHPGYGFLSERSYFAEMCEKSGIKFIGPSSKAIDFLGSKTNAKKIAVDAKVPIVPGTVTPLKDFNEANDIAKKIGYPVLIKASAGGGGKGMRIVQSEDELESMFRMAQNEARSSFGDDSVFIEKYILAPRHVEFQILADEHGNVIHLGERECSMQRRLQKVIEETPSTIIDDELRKKMGDCAVQLAKEANYSNAGTIEFIVDKNKNFYFLEMNTRLQVEHPITEMRTGIDLVKEQLKVAYGEKLSFKQEDIKFKGHSIECRISAEDPDNNFIPSTGKITYLSRLLGNGLREDTGIEQGDEVSVYYDSMIAKLVSYADTREQAIEKMKRGLESYLLDGIKTNISFLYSLLECPEFINGGYDTQFIEKTFLERYKNSTKDKFDNEDAEAAAFVAVLMQRESKNDVANNNSVLKQTSKWKEQNLKYYR